In Bacillus sp. S3, the sequence CATCCTCAGGATTATAATCAAATAGGAAATACGGAACCTCATTTCCCAGTCCGCGCATGTTTAAGAAATCATCCTTTTGAATTTCCTCAAAAAAATGATTCAATTTCTGTTGAATCATTTCTACTTACCTCACTATCAATCATTTAATGTTAAAACAATTAAGTCTTGGCTTTGTGAATGTTGTTCCACATAATCCCTTAAGTCCTTACTTAAAGAAATCGGCTTAATTTCATATTCTTTATCGTTTTTAACAAGCAAGTCTGCGTCTACTAGTATTTTCAACAAAACCTGCTTGAGCTTATACCTTGTTTTCTCGCTCCAGTTACGGACTTCTTCATATTGCTGTCCTTTTTCCTCGAAAAAAGTCAGCACATTACCTTCCGTTACCGTGTTTTTATACCTTTTTAAGTTATAATGGACGACTTCTAAAACAAAATCATAAGGGAGCTTAAAGCCTTTTAAAAAGGCATATAATAATATGGCGTTACAATCGGATCGCGAACTCTTTAATAAAATTTCTCGTAATCGATTATCTAATTTTTCCGTTCGTTTATACACACGTGGAAATAGATCTTTCATTGCCGCCTCACTGCGGCAATGAAAGAGATTTTCGTCAAATATTTTCTCTTTTATATTCTGTTTTGCTAATCCCTGTAATTGTAAATTAGCAACTAGTTTGACTTCATTTCTATAAAGGTGCTCAGCAGTAAATCCGCCCGAATATACTTTCATTCTTTCTCACAACCCTTTTACCTCTCTACTCTTGCATGCTCCTCTTCAATTCTGCCCAACGATGCCAAACTTTTACCCAAGCGTAGAAATCGTAATAGCGTTCCCTGTCATCATCAAATGCTTCTATTACCATTTCTTCCTCTTCATCCTCAAACAAACGTAATGTTTCCTCCTTCGCCACAACCTTCATCATTTCAACTTGGGGCTCGACATTCGGATTCGTTATATCGGTTATGATCCAATCCTCGAACGATTTTCGGGGCCTTGGGGGTGCATTGGGATCACGGTCCTCCAGCAGCACTGACAAGCTGCCGCGGTAGAATAGATGCAAATCATGGTGAGCACGAGTAATTGACATGTACAGCAGTTTGGCATGCTGCGTCTCGTCCTTAAATGTTTCACTGCTCACATCATGAAGAATAATAGCATCAAATTCCAAACCCTTTACTAAATAGGAAGGAATAATGACAATTTTTTCACGAAGCTCTTGTTTGCCTTCAGAAATCAATTGCAGACCGCCCACATTTCTTCGTTTTAACTGATCAAACGTGTCAATCGCATCTTGTTTTGTCTCTGTTAATATCGCAATCGTTTTATGTCCCTTTTCCTCAAACAGTTTAAAGGATCGTTTCATTTCATCGTAAAGTTCACCGATACTCGCAACCTTTTTTATAGAAGGAATAGCACCTGGACGGTTCACTGGGATGACCAATGGGAAATCATAATTACTGTTCAGCAGAACCCGATTGGCCAAATCCATGATTTGTCTTGTTGAGCGATAGCTTGTTTGTAAATGTAGACGTTTAAATTCTTTTTCTTTAAAAACGTAGGATTCAATTTCTTCCCAACGATCTAATCCATAAAAAGAGAAAATTCCTTGCCCGATATCGCCCAAAATGGTCATCGACTTTGCATAGTCTTTTAAAAATGCAAGCTGGAATGGACTGTAATCTTGCGCTTCATCAATAAAGATGTGCTCATACGATAATTTTTTCCCATTAATCTTGGCATCTAGATAAATAAGAGGGGTAATATCTTCATATGTAAATCGTCCTTGTTTTACTTGACGCCCGCTTTTCAACATAAGACTTAATAATTCCTCATCTAAATCAGAATGAAATTTTTCAAACACTTTCTTTTGAAAAACGGACTTATACATTAACAAGGCCGGAATATTTTCCATCTTCTTCACATATAAAGAGATTTCATGTTCCAATTTTTCTACAAAAAGTTTTAAACGAAGCGTCCTGGCATTTTCTAGAGCCTCGTAAACTGATTTACGAACTTCTCCTTCTGGGAGCGTAACTACCCAGCGGTTATAGGAATCTTCGAACTCCTCATCAATCTTTTTCTTCACTTTTTTTGTTTCCGATTTACTCCAATTGACAATGAACTCCTTTACTTCTTTCATCCGAACATTTAGAGGTAAAGTTTCTTTAGA encodes:
- a CDS encoding DUF1819 family protein, producing MKVYSGGFTAEHLYRNEVKLVANLQLQGLAKQNIKEKIFDENLFHCRSEAAMKDLFPRVYKRTEKLDNRLREILLKSSRSDCNAILLYAFLKGFKLPYDFVLEVVHYNLKRYKNTVTEGNVLTFFEEKGQQYEEVRNWSEKTRYKLKQVLLKILVDADLLVKNDKEYEIKPISLSKDLRDYVEQHSQSQDLIVLTLND
- the helD gene encoding RNA polymerase recycling motor HelD, whose protein sequence is MTEAVKQEQKHLNQTLEVIDNIIHKTDESLKKPVASQVEAQIRETTSKKNRLLKDARKSPYFGRLDFEDDFDREIIYIGKKGIENDGDIVVVDWRTDLGKLYNAYQGVQANFTIGNNSQPITIHGKRGIIVKDGNVVSINEIGKSEIVEDEQGNQVKYMDDYLKEILTNTGEAHRLRDIIASIQAEQDEIIRLPLKDTIIVQGAAGSGKSTIALHRISYLLYQYHEHIRPQDILILAPNEIFLSYIREVVPEIEIEGIEQRTFYDWASTYFTDVNEISDLHEQYVIVQGSPDKDDKVKISKYKGSLRFKKMLDDFVEYIGITMIPHGDIFIDKDVSLSKQSIDQFYTSKETLPLNVRMKEVKEFIVNWSKSETKKVKKKIDEEFEDSYNRWVVTLPEGEVRKSVYEALENARTLRLKLFVEKLEHEISLYVKKMENIPALLMYKSVFQKKVFEKFHSDLDEELLSLMLKSGRQVKQGRFTYEDITPLIYLDAKINGKKLSYEHIFIDEAQDYSPFQLAFLKDYAKSMTILGDIGQGIFSFYGLDRWEEIESYVFKEKEFKRLHLQTSYRSTRQIMDLANRVLLNSNYDFPLVIPVNRPGAIPSIKKVASIGELYDEMKRSFKLFEEKGHKTIAILTETKQDAIDTFDQLKRRNVGGLQLISEGKQELREKIVIIPSYLVKGLEFDAIILHDVSSETFKDETQHAKLLYMSITRAHHDLHLFYRGSLSVLLEDRDPNAPPRPRKSFEDWIITDITNPNVEPQVEMMKVVAKEETLRLFEDEEEEMVIEAFDDDRERYYDFYAWVKVWHRWAELKRSMQE